A genomic segment from Streptomyces antibioticus encodes:
- a CDS encoding ABC transporter permease has translation MFFTYLRRELRRRRKAALVVASGLALGIALVIVVSSVSSGMGKAQDKVLQSLYGLGTDMTVTKAASPTASASDRPRFQFDARDGDSDEEQSTDRVMVQGFQTLSTSTVTKVGKQDGVSDAVGGLSLQVLKVSGQFTRGEFQQDGNGGNGGGGQGGPGGAGGNGQPQGEVRGGGADFDVNSYSVFGTDVTRPDLGPLTSSKITSGRTFTSAETDGKVAVVDSAYAKEKKLKVGSTITVKSVKFKVIGVATADSGDSAANVYIPLARAQTLSDSKNKVTTIYVKATDSQQIDSVKSTIQKNVSGTTVTTSADLADTVSGSLSTASSLATNVGKWLSIAVLVAAFLVAGLLTSSAVSRRVREFGTLKALGWKSGRVTRQVVGEAMVNGLLGGALGIALGLAGAYAVTAVSPTLQAQLGSGGGGGQGGSGGMGGPGGGGGFGGPAREAASKTLDVALTAPVSVTTVVTAVGLAVAGGLIAGAFGGWRASRLRPADALRRVE, from the coding sequence ATGTTCTTCACCTACCTGAGGCGCGAACTGCGCCGCCGCAGAAAGGCGGCCCTCGTCGTCGCCTCCGGGCTCGCGCTGGGCATCGCGCTGGTCATCGTGGTCTCCTCCGTGTCCTCCGGCATGGGGAAGGCCCAGGACAAGGTCCTCCAGTCCCTCTACGGCCTGGGCACGGACATGACGGTCACCAAGGCCGCCTCGCCCACCGCGAGCGCCTCCGACCGGCCGCGCTTCCAGTTCGACGCGCGGGACGGCGACTCCGACGAGGAGCAGAGCACCGACCGGGTGATGGTCCAGGGCTTCCAGACCCTGTCCACGTCGACCGTCACCAAGGTCGGCAAGCAGGACGGCGTCTCCGACGCGGTGGGCGGACTGAGCCTCCAGGTCCTCAAGGTCAGCGGCCAGTTCACCCGCGGCGAGTTCCAGCAGGACGGCAACGGCGGCAACGGCGGCGGTGGCCAGGGCGGCCCCGGCGGGGCCGGCGGCAACGGTCAGCCGCAGGGCGAAGTGCGCGGCGGCGGCGCCGACTTCGACGTCAACAGCTACTCCGTCTTCGGCACCGACGTCACCCGGCCCGACCTGGGCCCGCTGACCTCCTCCAAGATCACCAGCGGCCGTACCTTCACCTCCGCCGAGACCGACGGCAAGGTCGCCGTGGTCGACTCGGCGTACGCCAAGGAGAAGAAGCTCAAGGTCGGTTCGACGATCACCGTCAAGAGCGTCAAGTTCAAGGTGATCGGCGTCGCCACCGCCGACAGCGGCGACTCCGCCGCCAACGTCTACATCCCGCTGGCCCGGGCGCAGACCCTCAGCGACTCGAAGAACAAGGTCACCACGATCTACGTCAAGGCGACCGACTCCCAGCAGATCGACAGCGTCAAGTCGACCATCCAGAAGAACGTCTCCGGTACGACGGTGACGACCTCCGCCGACCTCGCCGACACCGTCTCCGGCTCCCTCTCCACCGCCTCCTCCCTCGCCACCAACGTCGGCAAGTGGCTGTCCATCGCGGTCCTCGTCGCCGCGTTCCTGGTCGCAGGGCTGCTGACCTCCTCGGCGGTCTCCCGCCGGGTCCGCGAGTTCGGCACGCTGAAGGCGCTGGGCTGGAAGTCCGGCCGGGTCACCCGGCAGGTCGTCGGTGAGGCCATGGTCAACGGTCTGCTCGGCGGCGCCCTCGGTATCGCCCTCGGCCTCGCGGGCGCCTACGCCGTCACCGCCGTCAGCCCCACCCTCCAGGCCCAGCTCGGCAGCGGCGGGGGCGGCGGCCAGGGCGGCTCCGGCGGAATGGGCGGTCCGGGCGGCGGAGGCGGCTTCGGCGGCCCCGCGCGTGAGGCGGCGTCCAAGACGCTCGATGTGGCGCTCACCGCGCCCGTCAGCGTGACCACCGTGGTGACGGCCGTCGGCCTCGCCGTCGCCGGCGGTCTGATCGCGGGGGCGTTCGGCGGCTGGCGCGCCTCCCGGCTGCGGCCCGCGGACGCGCTGCGCCGCGTCGAGTAG
- a CDS encoding helix-turn-helix domain-containing protein: MDEQPGLSGAPLDRRAELSEFLRTRRARLKPEDVGLPDFGRHRRVPGLRREELAQLAGVSVAYYTRLEQGNGRNVSAEVLDSIARALRLTDAEHAHLTHLAKPKHKKKHTARPQHVRSGLRQLLDTMDGVPAYVVGRRAEILAWNRMAAAVFGDWAELPVAERNWARLVFLDPGYHELFVDWEQKAIDIVCALRMDAGCYPDDPRLSALVGELSVKSEDFRRLWATHDVKEKSHGVKRLRHPLVGELSLNFEGFRPAGDGDQTMWAYHAEPGSASAEALRLLASWGTDATRAGSQTQTPSP, from the coding sequence ATGGACGAACAGCCCGGACTGTCCGGCGCGCCCCTGGACCGGCGGGCCGAGCTGAGCGAGTTCCTGCGCACCCGGCGGGCCCGGCTGAAGCCGGAGGACGTCGGCCTGCCGGACTTCGGCAGGCACCGGCGGGTGCCCGGACTGCGGCGCGAGGAGCTGGCGCAGTTGGCCGGGGTGTCGGTGGCGTACTACACGCGCCTGGAGCAGGGCAACGGGCGGAACGTGTCGGCGGAGGTGCTGGACTCGATCGCGCGGGCGCTGCGGCTGACCGACGCCGAGCACGCGCACCTGACGCATCTGGCGAAGCCGAAGCACAAGAAGAAGCACACCGCGCGGCCGCAGCATGTGCGGTCGGGGCTGCGGCAGTTGCTGGACACCATGGACGGTGTGCCCGCGTACGTCGTCGGCCGGCGCGCGGAGATCCTGGCCTGGAACCGGATGGCGGCGGCGGTCTTCGGCGACTGGGCGGAACTGCCCGTGGCCGAACGGAACTGGGCCCGGCTGGTCTTCCTGGACCCCGGCTACCACGAACTGTTCGTCGACTGGGAGCAGAAGGCGATCGACATCGTCTGCGCGCTGCGCATGGACGCCGGCTGCTACCCCGACGATCCGCGGCTGTCCGCGCTCGTCGGGGAGCTGTCCGTCAAGAGCGAGGACTTCCGGCGGCTGTGGGCGACCCATGACGTCAAGGAGAAGAGCCACGGCGTGAAGCGGCTGCGGCATCCGCTGGTGGGCGAACTCTCCCTGAACTTCGAGGGGTTCCGGCCGGCGGGCGACGGCGACCAGACGATGTGGGCGTACCACGCCGAGCCGGGTTCGGCGTCGGCGGAGGCGCTGCGGCTGCTGGCCAGTTGGGGGACGGACGCGACCCGGGCGGGGTCCCAGACCCAGACCCCGTCCCCCTGA
- a CDS encoding L,D-transpeptidase codes for MEKRVMTDSRRRRGLMTASALLGGVLVLSACSSGDSSASDGGDRSSQARADEAAAQKSSEAQIKITPKDGSDNASINNSATVTVSKGTLTEVKMTTSDGTAVEGTLSADKTSWKPSAQLERSTTYKLAATAKDSKGLEAHENASFTTVSPDNSFIGNFTPEDGSTVGVGMPVSINFNKEITNKAAVQKGVSVTTSSNQEVVCHWFSTTRMDCRPEDYWQEDSTVTLKLDLDGVEGAAGVVGVQQKTVTFKIGRNQVTYVDAKTKQMKVTQDGKTVRTIPISAGSPDNKTYEGQMVISEKFKETRMNGATVGFTDDDGKGEYDIKDVPHAMRLTTSGTFVHGNYWGAKSIFGSVNTSHGCVGLSDTKGANDKSTPGAWFFDNSIVGDVVVVQNTGDKTVSPDNGLNGWNMDWAQWKAGSAV; via the coding sequence ATGGAGAAGCGTGTGATGACGGACAGTAGGCGGCGCCGGGGTCTGATGACCGCGTCCGCACTGCTCGGCGGTGTTCTGGTGCTCTCTGCGTGTTCCAGCGGTGACAGCAGCGCGTCCGACGGCGGCGACAGGTCTTCCCAGGCCAGGGCCGACGAGGCGGCCGCGCAGAAGTCCTCCGAGGCGCAGATCAAGATCACGCCCAAGGACGGCTCCGACAACGCCTCCATCAACAACTCCGCGACCGTCACCGTGAGCAAGGGCACGCTCACCGAGGTGAAGATGACCACCTCGGACGGCACCGCCGTCGAGGGCACCCTCTCCGCCGACAAGACCAGTTGGAAGCCGAGCGCCCAGCTCGAGCGCTCGACGACCTACAAGCTCGCGGCGACCGCGAAGGACTCCAAGGGCCTGGAGGCCCACGAGAACGCCTCCTTCACCACGGTCTCCCCGGACAACAGCTTCATAGGCAACTTCACGCCCGAGGACGGCTCGACCGTCGGCGTGGGCATGCCGGTCTCCATCAACTTCAACAAGGAGATCACCAACAAGGCGGCCGTGCAGAAGGGCGTCTCGGTCACCACCAGCAGCAACCAGGAAGTCGTCTGCCACTGGTTCTCCACGACGCGCATGGACTGCCGTCCCGAGGACTACTGGCAGGAGGACTCCACCGTCACCCTGAAGCTGGACCTCGACGGCGTCGAGGGCGCGGCCGGTGTGGTCGGCGTCCAGCAGAAGACGGTCACCTTCAAGATCGGCCGCAACCAGGTCACCTATGTCGACGCGAAGACCAAGCAGATGAAGGTCACGCAGGACGGCAAGACGGTCCGGACCATCCCGATCTCCGCGGGCTCGCCCGACAACAAGACGTACGAAGGCCAGATGGTGATCTCCGAGAAGTTCAAGGAGACCCGGATGAACGGCGCGACGGTCGGCTTCACCGACGACGACGGCAAGGGCGAGTACGACATCAAGGACGTCCCGCACGCCATGCGCCTGACCACCTCGGGCACCTTCGTGCACGGCAACTACTGGGGCGCGAAGTCCATCTTCGGCTCGGTGAACACCAGCCACGGCTGTGTCGGCCTGTCCGACACCAAGGGCGCCAACGACAAGAGCACGCCGGGCGCGTGGTTCTTCGACAACTCCATCGTCGGTGACGTCGTGGTCGTCCAGAACACCGGCGACAAGACGGTCTCCCCGGACAACGGCCTCAACGGCTGGAACATGGACTGGGCCCAGTGGAAGGCCGGTTCGGCCGTCTAG
- a CDS encoding ABC transporter ATP-binding protein, giving the protein MYELRGVTKRYTRGKGTVHALDGVDLTIADGDRLVIQGPTGGGKSTLLQMLGGLDRPSEGEIVLDGTDLAKLSEARLTKVRSENIGFVFQSFNLIPTLTAQENVETALVPLGVKVKERRERAAEALRSVGLGERLGHLPSEMSGGQQQRVAIARALVKKPKVLLADEPTGNLDEGMRDEIMEVLEGLWKEHGLTFIMVTHDSSLARKAPRLATIRKGKITVKENAGAA; this is encoded by the coding sequence ATGTACGAACTCAGAGGCGTCACCAAGCGCTACACCCGCGGCAAGGGCACCGTCCACGCGCTCGACGGCGTCGACCTGACCATCGCCGACGGCGACCGGCTCGTCATCCAGGGCCCCACCGGCGGCGGCAAGTCCACCCTGCTCCAGATGCTGGGCGGCCTGGACCGGCCCTCCGAGGGCGAGATCGTTCTCGACGGCACCGATCTGGCCAAGCTGTCCGAGGCCAGGCTGACCAAGGTGCGCAGCGAGAACATCGGCTTCGTCTTCCAGTCCTTCAACCTCATCCCGACGCTCACCGCGCAGGAGAACGTCGAGACCGCACTCGTCCCGCTCGGTGTCAAGGTCAAGGAGCGGCGCGAGCGGGCCGCCGAGGCGCTGCGCTCCGTCGGCCTCGGCGAACGCCTCGGGCATCTGCCGTCCGAGATGTCCGGCGGCCAGCAGCAGCGCGTCGCGATCGCCCGCGCGCTGGTGAAGAAGCCGAAGGTGCTCCTCGCCGACGAGCCCACCGGCAACCTCGACGAGGGCATGCGCGACGAGATCATGGAGGTGCTGGAGGGACTGTGGAAGGAGCACGGGCTGACCTTCATCATGGTCACCCACGACTCCTCCCTCGCGAGGAAGGCCCCGCGCCTCGCCACCATCCGCAAGGGGAAGATCACGGTGAAGGAGAACGCGGGGGCGGCCTGA